The Tolypothrix sp. PCC 7712 region ATGTCACAGCGATTATTAATACGGGGATTTTTCCTGGTATTTCTAACAGCATGGTGCGTCAGTGTGTCGAGCAGTTGGATCAACCAGAAAAAATTCACTTAAGTTATTTAGTATCTGGTTCTGGTGGTGCTGGTATCACTGTAATGCGAACAACTTTTTTAGGGTTACAGCATCAGTTTGAAGCGTGGATTGATGGCAATTGGCAATTAGTTAAACCATACAGTGAAAGAGAAACTGTTAATTTTGCATCACCCTATGGACGTACTGGAGTTTACTGGTTTGATATGCCAGAAACTTTTACGATGCCCCATTCTTTCCCTTCTGTGAAAACTGTAATTACAAAATTTGGTTCAGTCCCCGATTTTTATAATCACATGACTTGGATAACGGCACATATTTTCCCGAAATGGTTGATGCAGCGTCGCGCCATGATTGAATTCCTATCTCATGTCAGTCATTTTATGACAGATGTGACTAATCCTTTTACTGGGATTGGGGTAGCAGTACGCGCTGAAGTTACAGGGCAAAAAGATGGGAAAACAGCCGTTTATTTTGCAGATTTAGTCCATGAAAATACTGCTTTAGCTTCTGGTTGTGGTACAGGTAGTATCGCGCAATTGCTACTAGAAGGTAAATTGAAAAAGCCAGGAGTTTCACCTGTAGAAGAGGCATTACCTACAGATTTGTTTTTGGAAATTATGAAAAGTCGGGGGATTGAAATTTATTGTAATTGGTAGGGGATTGGGGACTGGGGACTGGGTAATGGGTAATGGTTAATGGGTAATGGTTAATGGGTAATGGGTAATTGTTTATCAGAAAAAAAAACAAATGACAAATGACAAATGACAAATGACAAACACCCAAATCTGTTTTAAGTAAGTCAGTGGGAAAAAACAAAACTAAGTTAAGAAAGGTAAACAAAGCTATAATCCTCTTCCCTCCTGCCTCCTGCCTCCTGCCTTGTCATAGCGATAATTTTTAACCCTGAGCTACTTAGTCTTTTACTTCTAACAATTTTTGAATTCTGGTTGTTAGTTGATTGAGTTTGATGGGTTTGGGGATATAGTCGTTTGCGCCGGCGGCTAGACATTTTTCTCTATCGCCTGGCATGGCTAAAGCTGTGAGGGCAATGATGGGAATATTGACGAAGTTTTGCTCTAGTCGGATTTGCTTGATTGCATCTATGCCATCCATTCCTGGCATTTGAATATCCATCAAAATTAAGTCAGGAAGTCTGGTTTTAGTGAGAGCGATCGCATCTTGACCATTATTCGCCAAAATTATCTTGTATCCTTTTGCCTGTAAATAACTAGAAATTGTCAAAACATTAGCTTCGTTATCTTC contains the following coding sequences:
- a CDS encoding saccharopine dehydrogenase family protein encodes the protein MTNRVLILGGRGRIGSSVAQDIATHTQAKITITGRSPGNEGDVDARWLTTKQDWNLGTEVEFLVLDLAEVDRLQEAIANSDLVIHCAGPFHYRDTQVLEICIEKGVNYLDVSDHRSYTSKALNLDKQAAAANVTAIINTGIFPGISNSMVRQCVEQLDQPEKIHLSYLVSGSGGAGITVMRTTFLGLQHQFEAWIDGNWQLVKPYSERETVNFASPYGRTGVYWFDMPETFTMPHSFPSVKTVITKFGSVPDFYNHMTWITAHIFPKWLMQRRAMIEFLSHVSHFMTDVTNPFTGIGVAVRAEVTGQKDGKTAVYFADLVHENTALASGCGTGSIAQLLLEGKLKKPGVSPVEEALPTDLFLEIMKSRGIEIYCNW